One window of Mangrovibacterium diazotrophicum genomic DNA carries:
- a CDS encoding PNGase F N-terminal domain-containing protein: MYRKGILLLLIGVCTLGYAMGITVDKSGRIEYSAWRNGEVDSNSDKLIVEYTDSIAKSWVDQSGKNLIPEVPQQVNYLAYPDSVIIRQATFMDGQSYFTTNRFRSLKGFEPEGDPVKILGYKCQKYVGTSFSNKIELWVTTKTGLQATPMLYFPFPGAVVMRYVRNGNSGWEATNIDFYRKKKVPEMIPADMGIGVDDVEFSRRLADAFVKEVPVFKKQQINWGGKIENPEGEYTDSLYRFAGGTVVLKRVKLPQVPDGTSIFAEVTEQSNGDAYDRTGSVFVVPVDKTQSFLDGLKYGVDSLPKYTSKEGKVYQGVVETNDFDPLIELMRFFTPFGVHHFNDKRDVGIAWADSVTYKEDVSDFLPVLQNECWIGVFVGNYDGGGHKVSLNLKYYLNEQEVSEKPAKKYWVQPVFNTTNVMEMAGQEYGTMFASDTLTVDFEVPAGVKNVTFRYITTGHGGWGGGDEFVPKKNELFIDNQPFFSFTPWRVDCGTYRASNPASGNFWNGLSSSDYSRSGWCPGTVSHPYFTPVDNLTPGKHSIKVYIPLGEREGNMFSAWNVSGVFIGEIEE, translated from the coding sequence ATGTACAGAAAAGGAATTTTATTGCTGCTGATTGGGGTTTGTACCCTCGGCTATGCGATGGGCATAACAGTTGATAAGAGTGGACGAATTGAATATTCCGCCTGGCGCAATGGCGAGGTTGATTCAAACAGCGACAAATTGATTGTCGAATACACGGATAGTATTGCCAAAAGTTGGGTCGATCAGTCGGGGAAGAATTTGATCCCGGAAGTACCCCAACAGGTGAATTACCTGGCATATCCGGATTCAGTTATCATTCGTCAGGCTACCTTCATGGATGGCCAAAGCTATTTTACAACGAATCGTTTTCGATCGCTCAAAGGCTTTGAGCCCGAAGGAGACCCGGTGAAAATTTTGGGTTACAAATGCCAAAAGTATGTTGGCACTTCATTTTCCAATAAAATTGAATTGTGGGTAACCACCAAGACTGGTTTGCAGGCAACACCGATGCTGTATTTCCCTTTCCCGGGAGCGGTGGTCATGCGGTATGTTCGCAACGGCAATTCGGGATGGGAAGCAACAAACATCGATTTTTATCGAAAAAAGAAAGTTCCCGAAATGATACCTGCTGATATGGGAATTGGTGTTGATGACGTCGAATTCAGCCGTCGGTTAGCAGATGCTTTCGTAAAAGAAGTGCCGGTTTTCAAAAAGCAACAAATTAATTGGGGTGGTAAAATTGAAAATCCAGAAGGGGAATACACTGATTCCCTGTATCGTTTTGCAGGTGGTACGGTTGTGTTGAAACGCGTGAAACTGCCACAGGTACCGGATGGCACGTCTATCTTTGCCGAAGTGACCGAGCAATCGAATGGTGATGCCTACGACCGTACGGGATCTGTTTTTGTTGTTCCTGTTGACAAAACGCAAAGCTTCCTCGATGGATTGAAATACGGCGTTGATTCGCTGCCGAAATACACCAGCAAAGAAGGTAAAGTTTATCAGGGTGTCGTCGAAACCAATGACTTTGATCCGCTGATCGAACTGATGCGTTTCTTTACACCTTTTGGTGTTCATCATTTTAATGACAAGCGTGATGTTGGTATTGCCTGGGCGGACTCGGTGACTTACAAAGAAGATGTGAGCGACTTCCTGCCGGTGCTTCAAAACGAATGCTGGATAGGTGTGTTTGTTGGCAACTACGACGGTGGCGGGCACAAAGTGAGCCTGAATCTGAAATATTACCTGAATGAACAGGAAGTTTCGGAAAAGCCTGCTAAAAAATATTGGGTGCAGCCGGTTTTCAATACAACCAACGTGATGGAAATGGCAGGTCAGGAATATGGAACCATGTTTGCCAGCGATACGCTTACGGTGGACTTCGAAGTTCCTGCGGGAGTTAAAAATGTGACTTTCCGTTACATCACAACCGGTCATGGTGGCTGGGGTGGCGGCGACGAGTTTGTGCCTAAAAAGAATGAGCTTTTCATCGATAATCAGCCGTTCTTCAGTTTCACGCCCTGGCGAGTTGATTGTGGAACTTACCGCGCTTCAAACCCGGCTTCGGGTAATTTCTGGAACGGTTTGTCATCGTCTGATTATAGCCGCTCTGGTTGGTGTCCCGGAACAGTTTCGCACCCGTATTTTACGCCGGTGGATAACTTGACTCCCGGAAAACACAGTATCAAAGTGTACATCCCGTTAGGGGAAAGAGAAGGGAACATGTTCAGTGCCTGGAATGTGTCTGGTGTCTTTATCGGCGAGATTGAAGAATAA
- a CDS encoding 4-alpha-glucanotransferase, with translation MRLTFNLHYYTTLGQQIFLSGSYDELGAWDPFKTIPLESKPNGFWEISLDLQPSDERLEYKYFMLDTSGNKHWEWGNNHFIDLKSHPQHDFYIADKWNNPSPAEKILYKASFQNVIMKPGKNKAPIADLEDDRIFQLRIRVPRIGGNYKVCVLGNQNQMGNWDRAKPLILECGDDFPVWSGQINLDELHFPIHYKFGIWDVREEKIATLEEGFDRELAGIPELPGRVVFVKTDRNFRYPLGNWKGAGVAVPVFSLRSGNSFGSGDFTDLIDFIDWAKSVGMKMVQVLPVNETVASHNWLDSYPYKSISVMALHPIYLNLDKIGRLNDPKLMEEFAAHQEQLNQEIHVDYPEVHRLKSRYYKLIFDQDGEKLFNSNSFKQFFRANKDWLVPYAAFVYLRDQFKTPDFRQWGDFRRYDRYKIEALSEPGAPTRDDVVVHYFIQYHLDKQLKEAANHARKNGIILKGDIPIGISPNSVEAWTEPHLFNLDSQAGAPPDDFAVKGQNWGFPTYNWEEMAKDNYSWWVRRMQKMTDYFDTYRIDHILGFFRIWEVPSDSVEALLGHFNPALPLSAEEIESHGIRFDYERFTQPYIRHHLLVERFGEETEQIIAQYLDDLNNQKYRLKEQFDTQQKINTHFLKGIEEEDLDDEKRKIRDGLFDLAANVILVSTGYNQWHPRISMTKTSSFDELDYWTKERLTEIYNNYFYKRHEEFWYAKGMEKLPAITTVGDLLVCGEDLGMIPACVPKAMDELNILSLEIQRMPKDPNKKFAHPADAPYLSVCTTSTHDMSTIRGWWEEDRAKTQLFYNQELGNWGAAPYFAEPEICQQIVTQHLYSPAMWVTLPIQDLLAMDSELRWDETQQEQINLPANVRHKWRFRMKQSIDELKKADKFNELLRSLIKSTGRNSDY, from the coding sequence ATGAGACTTACATTTAATCTGCACTACTATACCACCCTTGGTCAACAGATTTTTTTATCCGGTTCGTATGATGAATTGGGCGCTTGGGATCCTTTCAAAACAATCCCGCTGGAAAGCAAGCCCAATGGGTTCTGGGAAATTTCCCTAGATTTGCAACCGTCGGACGAACGGCTGGAATACAAATACTTCATGCTCGACACCAGTGGTAACAAACACTGGGAATGGGGCAACAACCATTTTATCGACTTAAAAAGTCATCCCCAACACGATTTTTACATTGCGGATAAGTGGAACAACCCTTCGCCGGCAGAAAAAATCCTGTACAAAGCCTCGTTTCAGAACGTCATCATGAAACCGGGAAAAAACAAAGCGCCGATTGCTGATTTGGAAGATGACCGCATTTTTCAACTCCGCATCCGTGTTCCGCGAATCGGAGGCAACTACAAAGTATGTGTTCTCGGAAATCAGAATCAAATGGGGAACTGGGACCGGGCCAAACCGCTGATACTTGAATGCGGCGATGATTTCCCGGTCTGGTCGGGCCAAATCAATCTGGATGAACTGCACTTTCCGATTCACTATAAATTTGGCATTTGGGATGTCAGGGAAGAGAAAATCGCAACTTTGGAAGAAGGTTTTGACCGGGAACTTGCCGGAATACCGGAGTTACCAGGCCGGGTTGTTTTCGTGAAAACCGACCGGAATTTTCGCTACCCTTTGGGAAACTGGAAGGGTGCCGGTGTGGCCGTTCCGGTATTTTCGCTTCGAAGCGGAAATAGTTTTGGATCCGGCGATTTTACCGACCTGATCGACTTTATCGACTGGGCAAAATCAGTCGGCATGAAGATGGTTCAGGTGCTGCCCGTCAACGAAACGGTAGCCTCACACAACTGGCTCGACTCCTACCCTTACAAATCGATTTCCGTGATGGCTCTTCATCCGATCTACCTGAACCTGGATAAAATCGGGCGTCTCAACGATCCCAAATTGATGGAGGAATTTGCAGCCCATCAGGAGCAGTTGAATCAGGAGATCCATGTTGATTATCCGGAAGTACACCGCCTAAAATCGCGCTACTACAAACTGATTTTTGATCAGGATGGCGAGAAGCTTTTCAACTCGAACAGTTTCAAACAATTCTTCCGCGCCAATAAAGACTGGCTGGTTCCTTACGCTGCTTTTGTTTATTTGCGCGATCAGTTCAAAACACCGGATTTCCGCCAATGGGGGGACTTCCGACGATATGACCGCTATAAAATTGAGGCACTGAGTGAGCCCGGTGCTCCGACCCGCGACGATGTTGTTGTGCACTATTTCATTCAATACCACCTGGACAAACAATTGAAAGAAGCGGCCAACCACGCCCGGAAAAACGGCATTATCTTGAAAGGCGATATCCCGATTGGCATCAGTCCGAACAGTGTTGAAGCCTGGACGGAGCCACACCTTTTCAACCTGGACTCGCAAGCCGGTGCCCCCCCGGACGATTTTGCCGTGAAAGGACAAAACTGGGGATTCCCAACCTACAACTGGGAGGAAATGGCGAAAGACAATTACAGCTGGTGGGTTCGTAGAATGCAAAAAATGACGGATTATTTCGACACCTACCGCATTGACCACATCCTCGGATTCTTCCGAATTTGGGAAGTACCAAGCGATTCAGTTGAAGCGCTGCTGGGACATTTCAACCCGGCCCTGCCATTATCGGCTGAAGAAATTGAAAGCCACGGCATCCGATTCGATTACGAACGTTTCACCCAACCGTACATCCGCCATCATTTGCTGGTTGAGCGATTTGGCGAAGAAACAGAACAAATTATCGCGCAATATCTCGATGATTTGAACAATCAGAAATACCGGTTAAAAGAACAATTCGATACGCAACAAAAAATCAACACTCATTTCCTGAAGGGGATTGAAGAAGAAGATCTGGACGATGAGAAACGGAAAATCCGCGACGGGCTTTTCGACCTGGCAGCCAACGTTATTTTGGTGAGTACGGGCTACAACCAGTGGCACCCAAGAATCTCCATGACCAAAACCAGCTCGTTTGATGAATTGGATTACTGGACCAAGGAGCGATTGACAGAAATCTACAACAACTATTTCTACAAACGCCACGAGGAATTTTGGTACGCTAAAGGCATGGAAAAACTACCAGCGATAACAACGGTTGGCGACCTGTTGGTTTGCGGCGAAGATTTGGGCATGATCCCGGCCTGCGTACCGAAAGCAATGGACGAGTTAAATATCCTGAGCCTGGAGATACAGCGAATGCCCAAAGACCCGAATAAAAAGTTCGCGCATCCGGCCGATGCTCCGTACCTGTCGGTTTGCACAACGTCGACCCACGACATGTCGACCATCCGCGGATGGTGGGAAGAGGATCGTGCCAAAACACAACTTTTCTACAACCAGGAACTGGGCAACTGGGGAGCAGCTCCCTACTTTGCCGAGCCCGAGATTTGCCAGCAAATCGTCACCCAGCATTTGTATTCACCGGCCATGTGGGTCACCCTTCCTATTCAGGATTTGTTGGCAATGGACAGTGAATTGCGCTGGGACGAAACGCAGCAGGAACAAATCAACCTGCCGGCCAACGTTCGGCACAAGTGGCGCTTCCGCATGAAGCAAAGCATTGACGAACTGAAAAAGGCGGACAAGTTCAACGAATTGCTCCGTTCGTTAATTAAATCAACCGGTAGAAATTCAGACTATTAA
- a CDS encoding AMP-dependent synthetase/ligase translates to MTFQVTRTFDILDRIVQDFPRKDALAGKNESGWYTYSTAEYAENSKLFALGVMSLGLKTGDKVATVTSNRPEWNFADMGLGMAGMVHVPIYPTIGDDEYRYILEHAEVQCLIVGDKKLFEKLQPIAKEIGGIKSLFSFDDVAGCRNFNEILELGKQAEKELLSALAEIRQSVRPQDVATLIYTSGTTGVPKGVMLSHENLVANFSSHATMHDLGKDHRVISFLPLCHVYERSVNYHFQYKGMGIYYVGNLGQIVNAIKEIKPHMFNSVPRLLERVYDGFVSKGNDLTGMKKRIYFWALHLTRHFEFNKRYNPIVAAQIKLADKLVYSKWREALGNNITYIVSGGAALQPRIARVLGMAGMYTLEGYGLTETSPVIAVNNPASGEMKIGTVGPILDGVTVKIADDGEILCKGPSVMLGYYKAPELTAEVIDEEGWFHTGDIGFLDEGKYLKITDRKKEMFKMSGGKYIAPQMIENKLKESFFIEQAMVIGENEKFASALISPNFDYLHDWCSQHKIHFRDNQELVQVPEVVAQYKKEVAVINKTLGEHEEIKRFKLVCEEWSPQNGELSPTLKLKRNYVVKKYQHLIDDIYAVTKNGNGGGSKLNLRFDLNALTKRFK, encoded by the coding sequence ATGACATTTCAGGTTACACGGACTTTTGATATACTGGATCGCATCGTGCAGGATTTTCCGCGCAAAGATGCTTTGGCCGGAAAAAATGAATCGGGTTGGTATACCTACTCGACCGCAGAATATGCTGAAAACTCGAAGTTATTTGCGCTTGGGGTGATGTCCCTGGGATTGAAAACCGGAGATAAAGTTGCCACCGTAACAAGCAACCGCCCCGAATGGAATTTTGCCGATATGGGACTGGGGATGGCCGGAATGGTGCATGTGCCGATTTATCCCACCATTGGCGATGATGAATATCGATACATTCTGGAACATGCCGAAGTGCAGTGTTTAATCGTGGGCGATAAAAAGCTTTTCGAAAAGCTGCAGCCGATCGCAAAAGAGATCGGCGGAATAAAATCCCTCTTTTCATTTGACGATGTTGCCGGCTGTCGGAACTTCAACGAAATCCTGGAGTTGGGTAAACAAGCTGAAAAGGAATTATTATCAGCCTTAGCTGAAATTCGCCAGTCGGTTCGTCCGCAGGATGTTGCAACACTGATTTACACATCGGGAACAACCGGTGTGCCTAAAGGAGTAATGCTTTCGCACGAAAACCTGGTTGCGAATTTTTCTTCCCACGCAACCATGCACGATTTGGGTAAAGATCACCGCGTAATTAGCTTTTTGCCGCTGTGCCACGTTTACGAACGTAGTGTAAATTACCATTTTCAATATAAAGGAATGGGAATTTATTACGTCGGTAACCTGGGGCAGATTGTGAATGCGATCAAAGAAATCAAGCCGCACATGTTTAACTCGGTTCCACGTCTTTTGGAGCGTGTGTACGACGGTTTCGTTTCGAAAGGAAACGACTTGACCGGCATGAAAAAACGTATTTATTTCTGGGCCTTGCACCTCACGCGTCATTTTGAATTCAACAAGCGATACAACCCCATTGTGGCGGCACAGATCAAACTGGCTGATAAACTGGTTTACTCTAAGTGGCGCGAAGCTTTGGGGAATAACATCACCTACATTGTGTCGGGCGGAGCTGCGCTGCAACCTCGGATTGCCCGGGTGTTGGGTATGGCAGGCATGTACACTTTGGAAGGGTACGGGCTGACCGAAACTTCGCCGGTTATTGCGGTGAACAACCCGGCGAGTGGCGAAATGAAAATAGGTACTGTCGGCCCGATTCTGGATGGAGTCACCGTGAAAATTGCCGACGACGGCGAGATTCTGTGTAAAGGACCATCGGTGATGTTGGGCTATTACAAAGCACCTGAACTGACGGCCGAGGTAATCGATGAAGAAGGCTGGTTCCATACCGGTGATATCGGTTTTTTGGATGAAGGCAAATACCTGAAAATTACTGATCGCAAAAAAGAGATGTTCAAAATGTCGGGTGGAAAATACATTGCGCCACAGATGATTGAGAACAAACTGAAGGAGTCTTTCTTTATTGAACAGGCGATGGTGATTGGTGAAAATGAGAAGTTTGCCAGCGCGCTGATTTCGCCCAACTTTGACTATTTGCACGATTGGTGCTCGCAGCATAAAATTCACTTCCGCGATAACCAGGAGTTGGTGCAGGTGCCCGAGGTAGTTGCGCAGTACAAAAAAGAAGTTGCTGTAATTAACAAGACCCTGGGCGAGCACGAAGAAATTAAACGTTTCAAGCTGGTTTGTGAAGAA
- the ccsB gene encoding c-type cytochrome biogenesis protein CcsB, which yields MKKIYQFLTSMPFMGFLLLVFAISMAVATFTESSYGTEAAKSIIYNTHWFELVLLLLGFSLLVNFLRYKMYTRRKIVVGLFHISFVIIVIGAAITRYISFEGVMHIREGHSSNSIVSTDTYLTIETPDKKLKTKVLFSELRSGNYSQSVEVEGHRIKLKSVGFVKNAVKTPVDHPSGEPMVDFVVSAGQGMQPFLFKPGETVNLGGMTVGFSPEANIHFDQDGDDLYITTDRDLEIRSMTGSEPIPMAAGSRQPVLPMHLYAFDNYLMLVKKFYPHALVRVSKDSQGNSTEDVVILEVSDGDRMATLNVFGRSGQVGDPLTYKVGNTPLKISYGSELIKLPFSLYLDDFQLDRYIGSDSPSSFASEIKLIDETKGVNENYRIFMNNTLKYRGYRFYQSSYDQDEMGTVLSVNKDFWGTAITYLGYLLMAIGMIIALFAKHSYFQYLVRHLKDLNKAGVAGIVVLMMFVTSPARAENATLNGLPGLDKDLVSDFSELWVHGNDGRIEPMSTLNNEILRKLTRKSSFEGKSADEVVLSMNLYPDFWRTIPIVKVEKSVVAELGIGNKFATVVDFFDEGGHYRILDQVQAAYNKMPAFRTQLDKDYLAVDERVNICFMVFNGEFFTFFPPVNHADAWYAVGSNPTGYPRGDSLFVANSFKLLRESLNPGGDIQPRQIMATIANFQQKFGAEILPSDSKKEVELFYNQYQPFKRVFPWYLLLGIGLLTILLVNIFRQKAVSNPVKYTFGGLIFLAFLVHTVGLIVRWYISGHAPWSNGYESMIYVAWAAMLAGIIFGRKYPMVLGTAAFLTGITLFVAHLNWMNPEITHLVPVLKSYWLLIHVAVITASYGFIGLSSFLGMLVLILYALLREQNKKNVLHFTDQLSTIGELSATLGLYMLTIGTFLGGVWANESWGRYWGWDPKETWALITVIIFAFIVHMRFIPGLRGRFNFNVATVIGFSSVLMTYFGVNYFLSGMHSYGKGSVDGVHWAVYASALALILLILVAYGKHKKYETETN from the coding sequence ATGAAAAAAATCTATCAGTTCCTGACGTCCATGCCGTTTATGGGATTTTTGCTGTTGGTTTTTGCGATCTCTATGGCGGTGGCTACGTTTACCGAAAGTAGCTACGGAACCGAGGCTGCCAAAAGCATTATTTACAATACGCATTGGTTCGAGTTGGTTTTGTTGCTACTCGGCTTCAGCCTCCTGGTGAATTTTCTTCGCTATAAAATGTATACCCGGCGCAAAATTGTAGTCGGGCTTTTTCATATTTCCTTTGTCATAATTGTGATTGGTGCAGCCATTACCCGCTATATTAGTTTCGAGGGCGTGATGCACATCCGCGAGGGACACAGTTCCAACTCGATCGTGTCTACTGATACTTACCTGACCATTGAAACGCCGGATAAGAAGTTGAAAACGAAGGTGTTGTTTTCGGAACTTCGGTCGGGGAATTACAGCCAGTCGGTTGAGGTTGAAGGGCACAGGATTAAACTAAAATCAGTAGGCTTTGTAAAGAATGCGGTGAAAACACCGGTCGATCATCCGTCGGGCGAGCCGATGGTTGATTTTGTTGTTTCGGCGGGGCAGGGCATGCAACCTTTTTTGTTCAAGCCCGGCGAAACGGTGAATCTCGGGGGAATGACGGTTGGTTTCAGCCCCGAAGCGAACATCCATTTTGATCAGGATGGTGATGATTTATATATTACAACAGATCGCGATTTGGAGATTCGTAGCATGACCGGATCGGAGCCCATCCCAATGGCCGCCGGAAGCCGGCAGCCGGTTTTGCCGATGCACCTCTATGCGTTCGACAATTACTTAATGTTGGTGAAGAAATTTTACCCGCATGCCTTGGTTCGCGTTAGCAAGGATAGCCAGGGGAATTCGACAGAAGATGTGGTGATTTTAGAAGTTTCTGACGGCGATCGGATGGCGACCTTGAATGTGTTTGGACGTTCGGGACAAGTTGGCGATCCGTTGACTTACAAGGTGGGGAACACGCCTTTGAAAATCTCCTACGGGTCTGAATTGATTAAACTGCCATTTTCGCTTTACCTCGACGATTTTCAGTTGGATCGTTACATTGGTTCCGACAGCCCTTCATCGTTTGCCAGCGAAATAAAGTTGATAGATGAGACAAAGGGGGTGAATGAGAATTATCGGATTTTTATGAATAATACCCTGAAATACCGGGGGTATCGCTTTTACCAGTCGTCCTATGATCAGGACGAGATGGGAACCGTGCTCTCGGTAAACAAAGACTTTTGGGGAACTGCAATTACGTACTTGGGCTATTTGCTGATGGCAATCGGTATGATTATCGCCTTGTTTGCCAAGCATTCTTATTTCCAATATTTGGTTCGTCACCTGAAAGATTTAAATAAAGCGGGTGTCGCTGGTATCGTGGTTTTGATGATGTTTGTTACTTCACCAGCCCGCGCGGAAAATGCGACATTGAATGGTCTTCCGGGACTGGACAAAGATTTGGTGAGCGATTTCTCCGAATTGTGGGTGCACGGTAACGACGGTCGGATTGAGCCGATGTCGACTTTGAACAATGAAATTCTGCGCAAACTGACCCGCAAATCTTCATTTGAAGGAAAATCGGCAGATGAAGTTGTGTTGAGCATGAACCTGTATCCCGATTTTTGGCGTACGATTCCAATCGTCAAGGTGGAGAAGTCAGTGGTAGCAGAGTTGGGAATTGGCAATAAATTTGCAACGGTGGTCGATTTTTTCGACGAAGGAGGTCATTACCGGATTCTGGATCAGGTACAGGCTGCTTACAATAAAATGCCGGCTTTCCGCACGCAGCTGGATAAAGATTATTTGGCTGTCGACGAGCGGGTGAATATCTGTTTTATGGTCTTCAATGGCGAGTTTTTCACCTTCTTTCCGCCGGTTAATCACGCTGATGCCTGGTATGCCGTTGGCAGCAATCCAACCGGCTACCCGCGGGGGGATTCGCTGTTTGTAGCGAACAGTTTCAAATTGTTGCGCGAGTCGTTGAATCCCGGTGGCGATATTCAGCCACGGCAGATCATGGCAACCATTGCCAATTTCCAGCAGAAGTTCGGCGCAGAGATTCTGCCTTCCGATAGCAAAAAAGAAGTCGAATTATTTTACAATCAATATCAGCCATTCAAGAGAGTATTTCCCTGGTATTTGCTGTTGGGAATTGGTTTGCTGACCATCCTCTTGGTGAATATTTTCAGACAGAAGGCGGTGAGCAATCCGGTAAAATACACTTTTGGTGGATTGATCTTTTTAGCTTTTCTGGTACACACCGTCGGGCTAATTGTTCGCTGGTACATTTCGGGGCATGCACCGTGGAGCAACGGCTACGAGTCCATGATTTATGTGGCCTGGGCGGCGATGTTGGCCGGGATCATTTTTGGCCGCAAATACCCGATGGTGCTGGGGACTGCCGCGTTCCTGACCGGGATTACACTGTTTGTGGCTCATTTGAATTGGATGAATCCCGAAATCACGCATTTGGTTCCGGTTTTGAAATCGTATTGGCTGCTTATCCATGTCGCGGTCATTACGGCCAGTTACGGTTTTATCGGGCTTAGTTCGTTCCTGGGCATGCTGGTGCTCATTTTGTACGCTTTGCTGCGGGAACAGAACAAAAAGAATGTCCTTCATTTTACCGACCAGCTTTCCACAATAGGCGAATTGTCGGCAACACTTGGCTTATATATGTTGACCATTGGTACTTTTCTCGGAGGTGTTTGGGCCAACGAAAGCTGGGGCCGTTATTGGGGCTGGGATCCGAAAGAAACCTGGGCTTTGATTACCGTGATTATCTTCGCTTTCATCGTTCACATGCGGTTTATACCCGGGTTGCGCGGGCGGTTCAATTTCAACGTGGCAACGGTGATCGGTTTCAGCTCAGTACTTATGACCTACTTCGGTGTTAACTATTTCCTCAGCGGGATGCACTCGTACGGAAAGGGGAGTGTTGATGGTGTACATTGGGCGGTTTACGCCTCTGCCCTGGCACTCATTTTACTGATACTTGTAGCCTACGGCAAGCATAAGAAATACGAAACGGAGACCAATTAG